The following DNA comes from Candidatus Neomarinimicrobiota bacterium.
TTCATTTCGGACAGAGTGTATTTGAAAACAACCATGACCCGGGCAATTTTGATTCCGCTTCCAGTGGAACCCGAACTTCCCCCAAAAAACATGAGAAGGAGCATGACAATCTGGGCAAATGCTCCCCATAAAACATAGTCGGCTGTTCCGTACCCTGTGGTAGTCAGAATGGAAACGACCTGGAAGAGCGAATCCCGGAACAGCTTATGGCTGATATACCCATAGGTGGCCACATTGTTGACGGTTATCAAGAAGGCGAATAGAAGAACGATAGCGGCGTAGAACCGGAACTCACCATCCTTGAAGTAGTTATTAACTCCCCCGGTGATTGCCCGCCAGTGAAGGCTAAAATTGACTCCTGCCAGGAACATGAAAATGACAAATACGTATTGCACGTAGGCACCGTCGAAATGAGCAATATTGGCGTTCTTGGTCGAGAATCCCCCCGTGGCCATCGTTGTGAACGTATGACATATTGAATCAAACAGTGAGAGCCCCCCGGCAGAAAGAAGAATGGTTTCAACGACGCTAATTCCAAAATAGACAAGCCACAAAAGCTTCGCCGTTTCTCTTACACGCGGTCTTATCTTGTCCTTGACAGGGCCGGGGACTTCCGCTCTAAAGAGCTGGACGCCACCCACTCCCAATAGAGGAAGAATAGCAATACTGAACACAATGATGCC
Coding sequences within:
- a CDS encoding potassium transporter TrkG, with protein sequence IIGAPVWFLTRGRIQLKVKDGFAVVTFTWVLVSLFSALPFFLTGAIPNVTDAFFESMSGVTTTGATIVGNPQTLPHLANGIESLSHGVLFWRSFIQWIGGMGIIVFSIAILPLLGVGGVQLFRAEVPGPVKDKIRPRVRETAKLLWLVYFGISVVETILLSAGGLSLFDSICHTFTTMATGGFSTKNANIAHFDGAYVQYVFVIFMFLAGVNFSLHWRAITGGVNNYFKDGEFRFYAAIVLLFAFLITVNNVATYGYISHKLFRDSLFQVVSILTTTGYGTADYVLWGAFAQIVMLLLMFFGGSSGSTGSGIKIARVMVVFKYTLSEMKRLLHPRAVIPVRIGERSLSEEVIRHTLGFTLFYVIIFVTVSVILTASNIDLVSAFGATAACIGNIGPGLGSVGPSSNYAHLPVFAKWLLSFCMLLGRLEVFTVIILFSPGFWRRY